A genomic window from Solanum dulcamara chromosome 11, daSolDulc1.2, whole genome shotgun sequence includes:
- the LOC129872237 gene encoding protein COBRA-like, producing MEFFRSTILLVFLLSCFSFSSTDAFDALDPNGNITIKWDVINWTPDGYVAVVTMFNFQQYRHIQAPGWTLGWTWAKKEVIWGMMGAQTTEQGDCSKFKGNIPHCCKKDPTVVDLLPGTPYNQQISNCCKGGVINSWGQDPETAVSSFQVSVGSAGTTNKTVRVPKNFTLKAPGPGYTCGPAKIVKPTKFVSTDGRRVTQAMMTWNVTCTYSQFLAQKTPTCCVSLSSFYNDTIVPCPTCTCGCQKNGTQHGHCVDQDEPHLASVVSGLGKNNYSPLVQCTSHMCPIRIHWHVKLNYKEYWRVKVTITNFNYNMNYTQWNLVVQHPNFDNLTQLFSFHYKSLTPYGAINDTAMLWGMKFYNDLLMQAGPLGNVQSELLFRKDSSTFTFEKGWAFPRRVYFNGDNCVMPQPDSYPYMPNAGTVWKVSSLKLVVTLMLSTAFFFAFV from the exons ATGGAGTTCTTCAGATCTACCATATTATTAGTCTTCTTGTTGTCATGCTTCAGCTTTTCATCAACAG ATGCCTTCGATGCGCTTGATCCTAATGGGAACATCACAATTAAATGGGATGTCATCAACTGGACACCTGATGGATATGTT GCTGTTGTGACTATGTTCAACTTCCAGCAATATAGGCATATTCAAGCACCAGGATGGACACTAGGATGGACATGGGCAAAGAAGGAGGTGATATGGGGCATGATGGGAGCTCAAACAACAGAGCAAGGAGATTGTTCTAAATTTAAAGGAAACATTCCCCATTGCTGCAAGAAGGATCCAACTGTTGTTGATTTGTTGCCCGGAACTCCTTACAATCAGCAGATTTCAAATTGCTGCAAGGGAGGAGTGATCAACTCATGGGGACAAGATCCTGAAACTGCTGTTAGCTCATTCCAAGTCAGTGTTGGTTCTGCGGGAACAACGAATAAAACAGTTAGAGTTCCTAAGAACTTCACCTTAAAGGCACCAGGGCCTGGTTATACTTGTGGCCCCGCTAAAATTGTTAAACCCACTAAGTTCGTTAGTACTGATGGGAGACGAGTAACACAGGCCATGA TGACTTGGAATGTCACATGTACATACTCACAGTTCCTAGCTCAAAAAACTCCTACATGCTGCGTCTCCCTGTCATCCTTCTACAATGACACCATTGTACCGTGCCCAACATGCACTTGTGGCTGCCAGAAGAATGGCACTCAGCATGGACATTGTGTAGA TCAAGACGAACCACACCTAGCTTCAGTTGTTTCAGGCCTTGGAAAAAACAACTATTCTCCTTTGGTACAGTGCACGAGTCATATGTGTCCTATTAGAATTCACTGGCATGTGAAACTCAACTATAAGGAGTATTGGAGGGTGAAGGTCACTATAACTAACTTCAATTACAATATGAACTATACGCAATGGAACTTAGTTGTCCAGCATCCCAACTTTGACAATCTCACTCAGCTATTCAGTTTTCATTACAAGTCATTAACTCCTTATGGAGCAATAA ATGACACCGCTATGCTCTGGGGTATGAAATTCTACAATGATCTGCTCATGCAAGCTGGTCCATTAGGAAATGTCCAGTCCGAGCTACTATTCCGCAAGGATTCATCGACTTtcacttttgagaaggggtggGCTTTTCCACGCAGAGTTTATTTCAATGGTGATAACTGTGTCATGCCACAACCTGATTCATATCCGTATATGCCTAATGCTGGTACCGTATGGAAGGTTTCTTCGCTAAAGCTAGTTGTGACACTGATGCTCTCTACAGCATTCTTCTTTGCATTTGTCTAG